The Vitis vinifera cultivar Pinot Noir 40024 chromosome 12, ASM3070453v1 genome has a segment encoding these proteins:
- the LOC100265397 gene encoding uncharacterized protein LOC100265397 has protein sequence MHCIRMLAIIPCSRSLTKTLLKPLVRTLSISPSRLQVRSMAESASSPFKKIQIQRDDTTFDAYVVGKEDAPGIVVVQEWWGVDYEVKNHALKISQLDPGFKALIPDLYRGKVGLDVAEAQHLMDGLDWQGAVKDICASVNWLKANGSQKVGVTGYCMGGALSIASSVLLPEVDAVVAFYGVPSSELADPAKAKAPVQAHFGELDSFVGFSDVTAAKALEEKLKASGVPYEVHIYPGNGHAFMNRSPEGIQRRKGMGMPDEDEDAVGLAWSRFRAWMSCYLSP, from the exons ATGCACTGTATAAGAATGCTAGCTATCATCCCATGTTCTAGAAGCCTCACCAAAACCCTCCTCAAGCCTCTTGTGCGGACGCTCTCTATCTCGCCCTCTCGCCTGCAAGTTCGTTCAATGGCGGAATCTGCTTCTTCGCCCTTCAAGAAAATTCAGATCCAGAGAGACGATACT ACATTTGACGCATATGTGGTTGGCAAAGAAGATGCTCCTGGGATTGTTGTGGTTCAGGAGTGGTGGGGTGTGGATTATGAGGTCAAGAACCATGCTTTGAAAATTTCACAATTGGATCCTGGTTTTAAAGCACTTATCCCAGA TTTGTATAGAGGAAAGGTTGGGTTAGATGTTGCAGAAGCACAACATTTGATGGATGGTCTTGACTGGCAAGGTGCTGTGAAGGACATTTGTGCTTCAGTTAACTGGCTCAAGGCAAATGGCTCGCAAAAG GTTGGTGTAACAGGATATTGCATGGGTGGTGCTCTCTCTATTGCTAGTTCTGTCCTGCTTCCCGAGGTTGATGCTGTTGTTGCATTCTATGGAGTTCCCTCATCAGAATTGGCAGATCCTGCCAAAGCTAAGGCTCCTGTGCAGGCCCACTTTGGGGAGCTTGATAGTTTTGTTGGCTTCTCAGATGTGACG GCTGCTAAAGCATTGGAGGAAAAGCTGAAAGCATCAGGGGTTCCATATGAGGTACACATTTATCCAGGCAATGGTCATGCTTTCATGAACAGGTCTCCTGAAGGTATACAGCGGAGGAAGGGTATGGGAATGccagatgaagatgaagatgcaGTTGGGCTCGCATGGTCTCGTTTCCGTGCATGGATGAGTTGCTACTTATCTCCTTAA
- the LOC100260189 gene encoding putative pentatricopeptide repeat-containing protein At1g10330 — protein MTVRLQRSYSQSPEFLLRLLQGLIKHPKQIKQVHSLLITNGHLLPCSNASNLKWMATLLYNSLIRGYLNFVEPHKTLLIFTHMLAHQAPPNNLTFPSIIKKAASCSPSLAFMIGTPLHTHVIKRGLSHDLFIQTSLVVLYARLCKVSDACRVFEEISRPCVVSSNAMLDALGKNGDMGSALFLFESMPERDVVSWTSIINGFGRNRCFEEAIQFFVKMMGHEDVRSCLVKPNEATFVSVLSSCTNLDGVGALHQGKQIHGYIIRNEVEFTVFMGTALIALYGKTGCLENAMKIFNGMVVKGVCTWNAMISSLACNGREKQALDLFEKMKMQGLCPDEVTFVAVITACARSKFVVLGLGFFQSMWCDFGVVPRMVHYGCVVDLLGRAGLLEEATEFIKRMPFEPDATVLGALLGACKVHGAIELGNEVGRRLLELQPHHCGRYVTLSNIYAGGEIWGHAADWRKAMTEAGISKIPAYSMNV, from the coding sequence ATGACTGTGAGGCTTCAACGCTCATACTCACAGTCGCCTGAGTTCCTATTACGACTCCTCCAAGGTTTAATCAAACACCCCAAACAAATCAAACAAGTCCATTCCCTCCTAATCACCAATGGTCACCTCCTCCCCTGTTCAAATGCTTCAAATCTGAAATGGATGGCAACCCTTCTCTACAACTCCTTGATCAGAGGCTATCTCAACTTTGTGGAGCCTCACAAGACTCTCTTAATCTTCACCCACATGCTTGCCCATCAGGCTCCACCTAACAACCTCACCTTCCCTTCTATCATAAAGAAAGCTGCCTCTTGCTCACCCTCTTTAGCTTTCATGATAGGCACACCCCTTCACACCCATGTCATCAAGCGCGGGTTATCGCATGATCTATTTATACAGACGTCATTGGTTGTGTTGTATGCTCGACTTTGCAAGGTTTCTGATGCTTGTCGTGTGTTTGAGGAAATTTCCAGACCATGTGTCGTGTCTTCCAATGCAATGCTTGATGCCCTAGGCAAGAATGGGGATATGGGGTCCGCTCTTTTTCTCTTTGAGAGCATGCCTGAAAGAGATGTGGTTTCATGGACTAGTATCATTAATGGTTTTGGGAGGAATAGGTGCTTTGAGGAGGCAATTCAGTTTTTTGTGAAGATGATGGGGCATGAGGATGTGAGAAGTTGTTTAGTAAAACCAAATGAAGCTACATTTGTTAGTGTTCTGTCTTCATGTACTAATTTAGATGGGGTTGGAGCTTTGCATCAGGGAAAACAAATACATGGGTATATTATTAGGAATGAGGTTGAATTTACTGTGTTTATGGGTACAGCATTGATAGCTCTTTATGGGAAGACGGGGTGTTTGGAAAATGcgatgaaaatttttaatggaatGGTGGTTAAAGGGGTCTGCACTTGGAATGCAATGATTTCTTCGCTGGCTTGTAATGGCAGAGAGAAGCAGGCCTTGGACTTGTTTGAAAAGATGAAGATGCAAGGGCTGTGCCCAGATGAAGTTACCTTTGTTGCTGTTATTACTGCTTGTGCTCGTTCCAAATTTGTGGTGTTAGGTTTGGGATTTTTCCAGTCAATGTGGTGCGACTTTGGGGTTGTTCCAAGGATGGTGCACTATGGATGTGTGGTTGATCTTTTGGGCAGGGCTGGGCTATTGGAGGAGGCAACTGAGTTTATCAAAAGGATGCCTTTTGAGCCTGATGCCACTGTTCTGGGGGCTCTTTTGGGTGCTTGTAAGGTTCATGGAGCcattgagttgggaaatgaagTGGGTAGAAGGCTGTTGGAATTGCAGCCGCATCATTGTGGTCGATATGTGACATTGTCAAATATTTATGCAGGGGGAGAGATATGGGGCCATGCTGCTGATTGGAGGAAAGCAATGACAGAGGCTGGAATTAGTAAAATTCCAGCCTATAGTATGAATGTATGA